In a genomic window of Apteryx mantelli isolate bAptMan1 chromosome 2, bAptMan1.hap1, whole genome shotgun sequence:
- the PAG1 gene encoding phosphoprotein associated with glycosphingolipid-enriched microdomains 1 isoform X2: MGPDGGFLGSGQVHAILWGSLAAMTTVLFLTFLIFLCSNCNREKKPKHQNGDHENLMNVPSDKEMFSHSVTSSATEPPPSSDQNGALSNVLSEDSTTACIQPYEEVQTSVSDLLDQQDSLGKSVKCHRSRELPSIPPNSTMETIISARNAENDQGLGMEGPYEVLKDSSSQENVVEDCLYETVKEIKDVGAVANMERSCNNKSRASLVVSEGQDQIPECRIESAEYASVDRNKKSRQSANSDSPLGNTPDVEDEPPPPVPMKLLDENENFQEQKVEEEQGTEGASKPEKRLSSVSYKSREEDPSLTEDDISAMYSSVSKPGQAIKALDSTYTCIQEVASPRSPSICSGLYASVKDFENTLNTTTVPQSADRLNGELEPDYEAIQSMSQEEDRTLSVPNTNHTALSGESDYESIGDLQHHRDFTRL; the protein is encoded by the exons ATGGGACCAGATGGTGGCTTCTTAGGCAGCGGGCAGGTCCACGCCATCCTGTGGGGAAGTTTGGCAGCTATGACCACAGTCTTATTCCTCACCTTCCTCATTTTCCTCTGCTCCAACTGCAACAG GGAAAAGAAGCCCAAACATCAGAATGGAGATCATGAAAATCTGATGAATGTG CCTTCTGATAAGGAGATGTTCAGCCACTCTGTCACAAGTTCAGCTACTGAGCCTCCTCCAAGCAGCGACCAGAATGGGGCACTCAGTAATG TTCTCTCGGAGGACAGTACAACTGCCTGCATCCAGCCTTATGAAGAAGTACAAACGTCTGTCTCTGATCTGCTAGATCAGCAGGATAGTCTTGGAAAATCCGTTAAATGTCACCGGAGCCGGGAACTACCCAGTATTCCTCCTAACAGTACCATGGAAACCATCATCTCAGCTAGAAATGCAGAAAATGATCAAGGTCTTGGAATGGAAGGGCCTTATGAAGTCCTGAAAGACAGCTCCTCTCAAGAGAATGTAGTTGAAGACTGCTTGTATGAAACTGTGAAGGAAATTAAAGATGTCGGAGCAGTAGCCAACATGGAAAGAAGCTGTAACAACAAATCAAGGGCTTCACTGGTGGTTTCTGAAGGTCAGGATCAGATCCCTGAGTGCAGAATTGAATCAGCAGAATATGCATCTGTTGATCGAAATAAAAAAAGTCGCCAAAGTGCTAATTCAGACAGCCCTCTTGGCAACACACCAGATGTAGAGGATGAGCCCCCGCCTCCAGTACCCATGAAACTTCTTGATGAAAATGAGAATTTCCAAGAACAAAAAGTGGAAGAAGAACAAGGGACAGAAGGAGCAAGTAAACCAGAAAAG aggcTTAGTTCAGTGTCTTACAAGTCTCGAGAGGAAGATCCATCTCTTACAGAAGATGAT ATCTCAGCCATGTACTCTTCGGTGAGTAAGCCAGGACAGGCCATCAAGGCACTGGATTCTACTTACACCTGTATTCAAGAAGTTGCATCTCCGAGGTCCCCATCTATTTGCAGTGGCCTCTATGCAAGTGTAAAGGACTTTGAAAACACCCTAAATACTACCACTGTGCCTCAGTCAGCGGACAGACTAAACGGGGAGTTGGAGCCTGACTACGAAGCTATCCAGTCAATGAGCCAGGAAGAAGATAGGACCTTGTCTGTGCCTAACACAAACCACACTGCTCTTTCAGGAGAGAGTGACTATGAGAGTATAGGGGACTTGCAGCACCACAGGGATTTCACCAGACTTTAA
- the PAG1 gene encoding phosphoprotein associated with glycosphingolipid-enriched microdomains 1 isoform X1, which yields MGPDGGFLGSGQVHAILWGSLAAMTTVLFLTFLIFLCSNCNREKKPKHQNGDHENLMNVPSDKEMFSHSVTSSATEPPPSSDQNGALSNGEVLSEDSTTACIQPYEEVQTSVSDLLDQQDSLGKSVKCHRSRELPSIPPNSTMETIISARNAENDQGLGMEGPYEVLKDSSSQENVVEDCLYETVKEIKDVGAVANMERSCNNKSRASLVVSEGQDQIPECRIESAEYASVDRNKKSRQSANSDSPLGNTPDVEDEPPPPVPMKLLDENENFQEQKVEEEQGTEGASKPEKRLSSVSYKSREEDPSLTEDDISAMYSSVSKPGQAIKALDSTYTCIQEVASPRSPSICSGLYASVKDFENTLNTTTVPQSADRLNGELEPDYEAIQSMSQEEDRTLSVPNTNHTALSGESDYESIGDLQHHRDFTRL from the exons ATGGGACCAGATGGTGGCTTCTTAGGCAGCGGGCAGGTCCACGCCATCCTGTGGGGAAGTTTGGCAGCTATGACCACAGTCTTATTCCTCACCTTCCTCATTTTCCTCTGCTCCAACTGCAACAG GGAAAAGAAGCCCAAACATCAGAATGGAGATCATGAAAATCTGATGAATGTG CCTTCTGATAAGGAGATGTTCAGCCACTCTGTCACAAGTTCAGCTACTGAGCCTCCTCCAAGCAGCGACCAGAATGGGGCACTCAGTAATGGTGAGG TTCTCTCGGAGGACAGTACAACTGCCTGCATCCAGCCTTATGAAGAAGTACAAACGTCTGTCTCTGATCTGCTAGATCAGCAGGATAGTCTTGGAAAATCCGTTAAATGTCACCGGAGCCGGGAACTACCCAGTATTCCTCCTAACAGTACCATGGAAACCATCATCTCAGCTAGAAATGCAGAAAATGATCAAGGTCTTGGAATGGAAGGGCCTTATGAAGTCCTGAAAGACAGCTCCTCTCAAGAGAATGTAGTTGAAGACTGCTTGTATGAAACTGTGAAGGAAATTAAAGATGTCGGAGCAGTAGCCAACATGGAAAGAAGCTGTAACAACAAATCAAGGGCTTCACTGGTGGTTTCTGAAGGTCAGGATCAGATCCCTGAGTGCAGAATTGAATCAGCAGAATATGCATCTGTTGATCGAAATAAAAAAAGTCGCCAAAGTGCTAATTCAGACAGCCCTCTTGGCAACACACCAGATGTAGAGGATGAGCCCCCGCCTCCAGTACCCATGAAACTTCTTGATGAAAATGAGAATTTCCAAGAACAAAAAGTGGAAGAAGAACAAGGGACAGAAGGAGCAAGTAAACCAGAAAAG aggcTTAGTTCAGTGTCTTACAAGTCTCGAGAGGAAGATCCATCTCTTACAGAAGATGAT ATCTCAGCCATGTACTCTTCGGTGAGTAAGCCAGGACAGGCCATCAAGGCACTGGATTCTACTTACACCTGTATTCAAGAAGTTGCATCTCCGAGGTCCCCATCTATTTGCAGTGGCCTCTATGCAAGTGTAAAGGACTTTGAAAACACCCTAAATACTACCACTGTGCCTCAGTCAGCGGACAGACTAAACGGGGAGTTGGAGCCTGACTACGAAGCTATCCAGTCAATGAGCCAGGAAGAAGATAGGACCTTGTCTGTGCCTAACACAAACCACACTGCTCTTTCAGGAGAGAGTGACTATGAGAGTATAGGGGACTTGCAGCACCACAGGGATTTCACCAGACTTTAA
- the PAG1 gene encoding phosphoprotein associated with glycosphingolipid-enriched microdomains 1 isoform X3: MGPDGGFLGSGQVHAILWGSLAAMTTVLFLTFLIFLCSNCNREKKPKHQNGDHENLMNVPSDKEMFSHSVTSSATEPPPSSDQNGALSNGEVLSEDSTTACIQPYEEVQTSVSDLLDQQDSLGKSVKCHRSRELPSIPPNSTMETIISARNAENDQGLGMEGPYEVLKDSSSQENVVEDCLYETVKEIKDVGAVANMERSCNNKSRASLVVSEGQDQIPECRIESAEYASVDRNKKSRQSANSDSPLGNTPDVEDEPPPPVPMKLLDENENFQEQKVEEEQGTEGASKPEKISAMYSSVSKPGQAIKALDSTYTCIQEVASPRSPSICSGLYASVKDFENTLNTTTVPQSADRLNGELEPDYEAIQSMSQEEDRTLSVPNTNHTALSGESDYESIGDLQHHRDFTRL, translated from the exons ATGGGACCAGATGGTGGCTTCTTAGGCAGCGGGCAGGTCCACGCCATCCTGTGGGGAAGTTTGGCAGCTATGACCACAGTCTTATTCCTCACCTTCCTCATTTTCCTCTGCTCCAACTGCAACAG GGAAAAGAAGCCCAAACATCAGAATGGAGATCATGAAAATCTGATGAATGTG CCTTCTGATAAGGAGATGTTCAGCCACTCTGTCACAAGTTCAGCTACTGAGCCTCCTCCAAGCAGCGACCAGAATGGGGCACTCAGTAATGGTGAGG TTCTCTCGGAGGACAGTACAACTGCCTGCATCCAGCCTTATGAAGAAGTACAAACGTCTGTCTCTGATCTGCTAGATCAGCAGGATAGTCTTGGAAAATCCGTTAAATGTCACCGGAGCCGGGAACTACCCAGTATTCCTCCTAACAGTACCATGGAAACCATCATCTCAGCTAGAAATGCAGAAAATGATCAAGGTCTTGGAATGGAAGGGCCTTATGAAGTCCTGAAAGACAGCTCCTCTCAAGAGAATGTAGTTGAAGACTGCTTGTATGAAACTGTGAAGGAAATTAAAGATGTCGGAGCAGTAGCCAACATGGAAAGAAGCTGTAACAACAAATCAAGGGCTTCACTGGTGGTTTCTGAAGGTCAGGATCAGATCCCTGAGTGCAGAATTGAATCAGCAGAATATGCATCTGTTGATCGAAATAAAAAAAGTCGCCAAAGTGCTAATTCAGACAGCCCTCTTGGCAACACACCAGATGTAGAGGATGAGCCCCCGCCTCCAGTACCCATGAAACTTCTTGATGAAAATGAGAATTTCCAAGAACAAAAAGTGGAAGAAGAACAAGGGACAGAAGGAGCAAGTAAACCAGAAAAG ATCTCAGCCATGTACTCTTCGGTGAGTAAGCCAGGACAGGCCATCAAGGCACTGGATTCTACTTACACCTGTATTCAAGAAGTTGCATCTCCGAGGTCCCCATCTATTTGCAGTGGCCTCTATGCAAGTGTAAAGGACTTTGAAAACACCCTAAATACTACCACTGTGCCTCAGTCAGCGGACAGACTAAACGGGGAGTTGGAGCCTGACTACGAAGCTATCCAGTCAATGAGCCAGGAAGAAGATAGGACCTTGTCTGTGCCTAACACAAACCACACTGCTCTTTCAGGAGAGAGTGACTATGAGAGTATAGGGGACTTGCAGCACCACAGGGATTTCACCAGACTTTAA